The Bactrocera dorsalis isolate Fly_Bdor chromosome 3, ASM2337382v1, whole genome shotgun sequence genomic interval TTGCAGTCCGGTCATAATCGCGTTTGTATCGttgcgaaaaagttaaaatttgtgagcagaatttttatttgaatatttgtcAAAAGGCATAGAAgcgcaaaactttttttcaaccaaaattgttttattttgcgATGATAGaatgataataatatataatgtgAGCGAGTTTTGTTCGTCTCCTCCAACTAGTGCAACGTTGCAGCCAACGCGAGTGAGAATTGCCAAATCAGTGGCAAAAGGAAGACAAAAATGTGCatgggaaaaaattttaacatttttgtattatgttttttgttatgaaatattgaaaatctgGCATCACTATTCTTCTTATTCCTTTTATACTGttcttatgtatattatattcaataaagtCAGTCGTCACCTTACATTGAAACTGCGTGTACGTAACTCTGTTAAACAGGTTATGGGCCTATTGCTCAACAAGTTGCCTATTGCTCAACAATTTATTTGCCTTTTGCTAAAagtaaagttatttaaatttaattttattaaaagaaaatggcGGCAGGTGCTCTTAGTTTTCCTTTTGAAAAACTTCGCGGAcgtgaaaatttcgatttttggaAGCGAAATGCAAAACCGTATTTGGTCCTAAAAAGTTCCTCGAAAATAACGGAGAACGGTTTATCCGAAAATTCAACGGAAAAAGATCGCGACAGCAATGAACGGGCACTGGCGGAGATTACGCTCATGGTGGAGCCGAGTAATTTTTCGCATATTGCAAACGCAGTGACTGCAAAGGATGCATGGGATTCGTTAATGGCCGCGTATGAAGACAGTGGTTTAACTCGCAAGGTAGAGCTTTTAAAGAAGCTGGTGCAGTTAAAGCTGGAACAGTTTCAATCCGTACAGGATTATGTAAACGAGATGGTACATGACGTCAATCAAGTTGCAAAATGCAGGTCTGGACGTAGGTGATGAGCTGGTGGCATCATTATTGCTTGCTGGGTTGCCTAATGAGTATCAAGCACTCGTTATGGCTGTGGAGAATTCGAAAGCGAAATTAACTGTCGATAGCGTTAAAAGTTTGTTGTTGCAAGATGTCAAATTTACAGCGTAGGCGAAGTCAGCCTGGTTTTAAATGTAAACAGACAAAAAGTCAAAACGAATGTTCGAAATGTCAAATATGTTCCCAGTCTTTGCGCGAATCTTTTGTCAGTTCggcaaataacaaaacaaaacaaaaaagtgatgTTCGAAGGGAATGTATGTAAAATTCTTGATGCGAAAAATAGATTAATTGCTAAAGCGTATGCAGAAAATGGTTTGTACAAATTAGATTGTTCTAAAATTAAAGTTGGAAAAGCAATGACAACTATTGATAATTTTGAACTGTGGCATCGAAGGTTAGGACACATTTGCAAAAACAGCATGAAGCAGGTGCAGAATTCAACGCTTGGAGTAAATTACAACGATGCAAGTGGAAAAGAATGCATTGTATGTTGTAAGGGTAAGCAAACTAGAATAACAACTAAATCAGCTGGTAGTCGTGCTAAAAATTGTTTGGACGTTATACATTCGGACGTACTTGGTCCAATTAGCACAAAATCGTTCAGCGGTGCAagatttttgttggtgtttgttGATGATTTTTCAAGAAAGGTATTCGCTATACCTATTGTATCTAAATCagatgtatttgaaaaattcaagcaGTTTAAAAGCGAAGTGAAAACGCAATGTGGTCGTAAGATAAAAGTGGTGAGAACAGATAATGGCACGGAATATTGTAATTctcaatttataaaatttttgcgtGAATGTGGTATTGTTCACCAAAAGACAGCTCCATATACGCCCGAGCAAAACGGGGTGGCTGAGCGGATGAATCGAACGTTAATTGAACGTGTGAGATGCATGTTGCTGGATTCTGGCCTAGGAAACATATTTTGGGCAGAAGCTGCAAACACGCAGCGTACTTAGTAAATCGTATTCCTTGTAGAGGTAATAGTCGTAGTCCAGAAGAAATATGGTCTGGTgtgaaaccaaatttgaaacaCTTACGCATATTTGGTTGTACAGCGATGGTTCATATACCGAAGCAAAAACGTTTAAAGTTAGATGCAAAATCAGAAGAGTGTATTTTTGTTGGTTATTGCATAGAGTCGAAAGCATTTAGACTTTACCGAAAATCTGACTACAAGTTTATCGTGAGTcgtgttgtaaaatttttggaaaatacaaGTAATAAGTCCAAGCGCACAGAGCCAAATCTAATAGTTGACATAATTAATGAAAACGAAGCTAATGACATTAACAATTAAGGGGAGCTGAATGAGAGCGAATTGTGTGATGTCAGTATATCTTCGGAAAGTGAATACGATACTCCTGATGATAGCGTGGTAGCTGATCAGTGTGGCGAAAAGTATGCAGTTCGTCGATCGGAGCGTATTGCTAACAAGGCCAAGAGGAATTTGTTGTTAAGCGTGGTGTCTGATGCTAGTGATCCTGTGAAACTTGAAGAGGCATTGAATAGTCCAGAGGCAGATGACTGGAAACGCGCAATGAAAGAGGAGATAGCTTCTCACAAGACAAACAAAACTTGGGTGCTTACGAAATTGCCTGAAGGTAAAAGAGCAATCAATTCGAAGTGGGTTTTTAAAACGAAGCGCAATGCTGGAGGTGCGCTGGTTCGTTATAAAGCAAGGCTCGTGGTTAAAGGTTGCTCACAGAAACAAGGCGTTGACTATTCGGAAACATTTTCTCCGGTAGTCAGATACaattcattacaatttttttttgctatggcGGCGAAGCATGATTTGTCGGTGCATCAGTTAGATGCGGTAACTGCATTTTTCAACGGTGAACTTCAAGAAGAAGTGTTCATGAAACAACCTGAAGGTTATAATGACAATTCTGGCAGAGTTTGTCGTCTACTAAAATCGTTGTATGGTTTAACCCTTAACAACCCAGTATGCCTTTGTAACGTAACTGACCAGTAGTGTCCAGCGGACACACTATTTAATTCTAAGGCATTTGAAAGAATACAAAGACATTTTGAATgcaaaaaacttattaaacagtaAAATGCACTTAACTTTATTAACTTTtatgttgttatattttattccattacatattaatttctttacacATATTACAAAGAATTGTTTTTATAGAATGTTCAGAACAGACGTTCAGATTACATTTATCACAGCACTGTTTAGAAGTTCTGGACATTTTCGAAGGGCAAATGTGACATCGCTTCTTTATCTTTGCGACAGGTTCAAATGATTGCTTAGATGATGATCCTTGATCTGATCGTACCACGTCTTTAATGGCTGCTAAATGATAACTTGACAATCCTTTCTTGTGTCGTCTCCGTATCTGAGAGGTCACTAATTCAGTTACGATTTCTCGTAAAAAAAGTTTCCTTTGTATATTCTTTTTCTGCTCGTTCCAATTAGGGtataaatttttccatataataagCGATGCGATGCCAACAACATCtataacattttgaaaaaaggcaaccGGCCATCTGTTTGTTTTACGTCGAACTGTATATTCATGAACCATCTGGTCAAGTGTATCAACACCTCCCTTGGTGGAATtgtagtaaaaatttatttcagatttgtttttattacggGAATCTATTTGTTTACTATGATGCATGGTAGACAAGAGAATAACAGCACGGTCCTTTTTCGGTACGTAAGATACCTATGTCACATTTTTAGAGAAACCAACCAGATTAGATTCGACGTCACGGCTTCTATTGGGTTGAAAAGCTAGAGGTATACTAcgcttattttttcttattgttcCAACTACTGTGAGACCATTTTGACCCAAGGATGTTGCAGCATTCAGGTTTGTAAAATAATTGTCAAAAGTAACGTTTCTGTTAGTTCGGAAGTATGGTTCACATAGCTGATTGGCTACGTTGAACGCCAAATTGTCCACTCTATTTTGTCCTTCCTTTCCCAGGTATGGTATGCCAAATAGAGGGTAACTAGTTTTACTATCGCAAATCCACCAAATTTTCATTCCATATTTGTCAGGTTTACTGGGCAGATATTGTTTGAATGAAACTCGTCCTCGAAAAGGTACGAGCTGCTCATCAATTGTAAGatacacataaatattatgtataatatttttatcatcAAACCTTAGGAATCGGAGCAAAGAAGCAAATCTGTTTTTTCCCATTGTAGCACGAAATATGGGACTTCCAAATATAGGGTCCCAGTTTTCTCTAAAATCCACACCACCCTGTTTATTAACACCTATAGTCAATAGTAGTCCTATAAATGCTTGCATTTCAATTTTGTCAGTTCTTTTCCATTGTTTTTGTGAAACTCTGTCCGCCTCAGCATTGGTGTGTTTCACTATAATTTCTAATACAGTATCGTTGAAAAAGAGATTAAAGCTGTCTTTTGGATCTATTATATTGCGCCCGGGAGGAAGAATCACCTTATGAAGAGCACCTGCAATTATGTTGTGCCGGGGAGTGCGACTTTGTTTTTCAGGTTCAGATTTCCAAATAGTTCCATCTTTGCCTTGATAAGTAGAAACTGCGACGAACTCCTGCAGTGGTATATCATCACTCTCACTCCATAATTGTTCATCTTCACATTCAGATGCTGACTCTGTTGCATTACCTTCAATTTCAGAACAACTGTCAGCTGCAAAATTCTCATCTTCGCTGTCGAATTTCCGACCGAATAAATTTTCATCGTCACTTTCTTGAAGAGCAAGTTGAATTTCGCCCGATGTAAGTTTCTTAGCCATTACTTAGGCAAGAACGTATCAAATCAACGCACGAAACCAACTAGTAATAAAATGCACTGCAGTTAGCGCTCACAAATTAAAACCttcagttattaaaatttccagaATTTAGAATCAAAGtttgcaatacattttttttgttgctatcgAGAATTGAgctattattttgtttgtgaaaaataaatctaaaaagggGAATCCCCATTTCTTTTATCTTATTCGCTATTCGTTGGTTTTCCGTCGGTTTCCTTTGGTTCTATTATTGCTCCGATTatctttcaaattcaaatcagagttgtatttgccTCCAAGCTGCCATATGGTGGAAAATAGATATGCATGAAGAACCCTCCTTCATTCTCAAATCATTCGAAATCTTACTGTGTCCATTAGACACATGTGGGTTGATATGCTACAATTTTGGTATActgtttatcaattttaaactaTTCATGTGAAACCTGTTTTAATTAGACGTTTCGGTTCTCAAAACCTTGCggataaaatagataaaattacttttggccgaaaataaaaactttagcttttatatgaaaacaaaGTTAAAAGTGTGTCCGCCAGACACTTGTGGGTTGTTAAGGGTTAAAACAAGCAAGCAAAGTTTGGAACGATAAATTGAATGAGGTACTAATTAGTCTGGGACTAATTCGGAGCGAAGTCGATcaatgtatttacttttgtgtAAGTGAGTACAGCGTAGTATACGTACAATTTATGTGGATGACGTTCTGGTGTTCTCTAATGACAAAAAGGCTACGCAGCGGATTAAGAACGAGTTGTCttcgaaattcaaaatgaaGGACATGGGTTCAGCGTCATCCGTACTTGGGTTGAGAGTGCAGCGCGATGAggtaaaaaagttaattaaacttGATCAGTCTGAATATATTTCCAGTGTACTAAAACGGTTTGGAATGGACGATTGTAATGCGGTAGCTACGCCACTAGATTTGTAGCAAAAGTTAACATTAGAAATGTGTCCAAAAactgaagaagaaaagaaagagatGGAAAAGGTCCCATATATGGAGGCAGTGGGTAGTCTGTTGTATGCAGCACAAAATACCCGGCCTGATATCAGCTTCGCAGTCAATTTGCTGAGTCGTTTTTCACAAAACCCCGGGAAAGGTCATTGGCTCGCACTGAAGCGAGTAATGAGGTATTTGAAGGGTACAGTCAACAAAGGCATCGTGTTTCGGAAATCAGTTCAAGGTTTAACTGGTTATTGTGATGCTGACTGGGCAGGAGATCTTGATCAAAGGCGATCAACTTCTGGTTACGTATTCATAATGCAAGGTGCAGCTATATCTTGGTCATCGCACAGACAGCGTACCGTAGCATTGTCATCAACTGAGGCGGAGTTAACATCTGTAATGAGCGCAATGCAAGAAGCGATTTGGTTACATCGGCTAGAGTCGGAACTAGTTCATGGTGGTACAGAAGGAATAAAAATGTACTGCGATAATAAGAGCGCTATTCACATTGTTCGGAACAATAACTTTTCTCCCCGAACTAAGCACGTGGACATCAAGGCGAAGTTTATACGAGAGAAGTTACGAGATAAGTCATTGCAGCTAGAATATATTTCAACAAGCGAAATGTTAGCAGATGGTTTAACAAAAGCTATACCTGCAGTTAAGaatgaatttattaatgttaaatTAGGCTTAAAGTAAAGTCATGTATCATTTAACATAGTTTTTGATTTAACTAATATATTATTAGTGTTGTCAGATGTTCCATTAAAGGGAAGTGTtatgaaatattgtaaatcTGGCATCACTATTCTTCTTATTCCTTTATACTGttcttatgtatattatattcaataaagtCAGTCGTCACCTTACATTGAAACTGCGCGTACGTAACTCTGTTCAACATTTTTGCTCTCTACTATCACTGGTGTGTAAATGCCAATTGAGCTAACGTGTATGGTACAAAACTGATTTACACTCGGAGGTAGCTCAGCTTTAGGTGACTTCGTGCCGGTGGGTAGATTTAAGGTTCTGTGCATGTTGCATACAATGGTGCCACTGCAATGGCTTCCAGGTAAACGCGGGGCAAAAGATGGAGCCGAGCGTCAAggtttcataaaaaattggaaactaAAAGGATTGTTcgagaagtttttgaaaatttcctgGAAGAGAAACTCAATATGCTGGCCTTAGACTTACCTGAACCAAAgtctgttattttttaattcttaaaaataaaaaaaaatatttattttctgtgaTGTATAGTATTCATGATGCGAGAACTCCTTATAATGTGATTGTTGGCGTTACAACTGAACTACTGTTGAGCCTCAGACTCGATGCAAGGGTCCTTGTGGACCACGGTAATTTGGAAAAGGTCTAGAGAGCTTTGCGCTCTCAGCAAGGTACACCTTTCAGTAGTTGTAGAAGTTCTAATTGGACACTGTTCAATTGGAATACATGcagttgaatttttatatattaccgGTTACCAACATCAGTTATTTGACGTAGCGAACTTAGCCGTTGTCTCTAAATtcgctcatcgttctatcgactaCGGTATTCGCACCGTTATTCTCACCAGCAGTAGGATGAAGAAGTCGTTCAGTAGGGATTGGTCTTAGCTTCACTCGGATTtcaacggctcggagaggtccttcccgatgctGACGGAGCTTTGGATATCGGTCAAGATCGGTTTGTACGGACTATTAAGTGTGCAGGGatgccaaattcagacatcgcggcatactCGTAAAGACAGGTTCTTTTAattctgtcaaaagcagctttgaaattgacgaagagattgtgtgtgtcgattcttttATCACGAGTTTTTTTCCAAGattggcgcatggtaaatattTGGTCAATTggggcctaaagccacactgataacgtctgttcgatagaaccttatatgcgatgttgagaaggcttatcccatggtagttggcgcagattgtccGGTCTCCCTTTCTGTAgattgagcagagcacacttGTATTCCATCGTCAGGCAACCTTTCGTCTGACAATGTTCTAttaagaagctgatgcatgctccttattagaTCCCGCCGTATTTTAATATATCGCTCAGCAATCCAATAGTTTCTACTTAGATCCGCAAACTACTCGTTGTCAATTTCTAAAATCTCAACTTGGCAACTAGAAGCACATCCTTATATATATAGAAAGACTTCCCAGAGTCTGCTATTTCGAGCTTTCACGCttagtaaaagaaaattaacgATTCCGTTATTGTCTGTTATCAGTTTACGATCCAAAGCTTTATTGGcaacttttttatactctcgcaacaaagttgctaaagagagtattatagttttgttcacataacggttgtttgtaagtcctaaaactaaaagagtcagatatagggttatatataccaaagtgatcagggtaacgagtagagttgaaatccggatgtctgtctgtccgtccgtccgtccgtccgtccgtccgtccgtgcaagctgtaacttgagtaaaaattgagatgtcatgatgaaacttggtacatgtatttcttggctccataagaaggttaagttcgaagatgggcagaatcggcccactgccacgcccacaaaatggcggaaaccgaaaacctataaagtgtcataactaagccataaataaagatattaaagtgaaatttggcacaaaggatcgaattagggaggagcatatttggacgtaagttttttggaaaagtgggcgtggccccgcctcctactaagttttttgtacatatctcggaaactactatagctatgtcaaccaaactctatagagttctGTCCTTCaagtatttccatatacagttcaaaaatggaagaaatcggataataaccacgcccacctcccatacaaaggttatgttgaaaatcactaaaagtcagaaacactaaattttacagaagaagTGGTAGAaaaaagctgcacccaggcttttttttaaattaaaaatgggcgtggcgtcgcccacttatggaccaaaaaccatatctcaggaactacttaaccgatttcaatgaaattcggtatataatattttcttaacatcctgatgacatgtacgaaatatgggtgaaatcggttcacaaccacgccttcttccaatataacgctattttgaattccatctgatgccttccctgtgtaatatatacattaggaaccaatgatgatagcggaataaaactttacacaactacggtatttgagctgaggtatcccttgtggaaaaattgtcgtgatcggactataacttttcaaggtccctgatatcgaacacgaagaactcagtgcctaacctaacctaacctaatttttcaccgaagatatcggtaaatctctcagaatttaattctaattaattttacagcaaaataaaaaatatgtaaatgacggataatgaaatctcgattatcactttatcatgcgagagtataaaattttcggtgacacccgaacttagcctttccttacttgtttacgATATGGTATTAACAAAACTGAAGTTCTGAATGactttcaaattttcaaccaatttttatACGGATTAAGTTCCCTGTTTCAAGATGAAAGAACTACAAAACTCCCATATTTTCACAGACTTTTCAAATGATTCTGTGACAGGACGCAAGCCAAGCACGTTGCCAGCTTCTCACCTTCACAGCGCACTCCCTTTAACACCGATATCTTCCTTCATCACTCTGTTTATGTTGCATGGCTCACTACCTCTTTGTATTGCTGACTTGCATAGAGTTATTGACTAACATTAGCCAATTTTTACGcgtttttctctttttaaaaTCGGCACGAAGTCCTTCTCGCATCACACGTTTTGGCTATATTTAATTTACTGCGCTCTTGCATCACGATCGAATTGGGCAAGCGCACATTAATATCGTGAACGTTTGCGTAAACGACTTTGAAAAGTTGTCTTCCCACCCAATTGCacttttatgtgtatgtgtgtggaggTGTACGAGTGTTTGAATGACAAAGTTTCGTAtgtatgcgtacacatatgattTGGTCGAATAGCATTGGCGCAAAGTTAGATAAAGTTCAAAACGAGTTTCAGATCGGTTTCAGTCACAAGAttacaaatcaaaaagtttctTTACAGTTTCTTATTCAAGAAAAATTGGTTTTGTACTAAGTGGaaatagttaaaataaaatgacaatGTTTTATGCtggcaaaaaaattattttttggaaatttcaaaaagaatataataataatagtagaaAAGTAGTagtttaaaacttttctttcaACTACTTGAATAttgttgcaataattttttggagttaaaaaatattataaaaaacttaattttttggttGTGAAACAAGACAACCTTAAAAAAATACGGGATTTTCTAATAgcgatgatatgatttctaagtgtcgttagtttcattgtgttcagcaaagtttacaatttcatcatggagaGATATACGCCAGAACAACGTTTAcagattattaaatttttatcaaaataatcgttctccTAACTCGTgagcttttgccattttatggtcgTATTAATCGTGCTCGCTACTTGTCGAAGTGTTGAAAACTTCGAAAgtacatttttattacataatgtTTAAGtgccaataaaaaaaagaaccgctcgaagtaatgaaaatgttgATGCCGTTCATGCTGGTCTCGAACCCCAACCTGGTGAATTTGTAGAAACGATTTAGGCTTGAATCCTAATAgaaactcaaaaactgaggccATTGTACCACAGTAAACGTCGAGACTTTTCTGATTTTGCCTCGGAACAACTTAAAAACGATAACGATTCTTTTTAAGAAAGTAATATTCTCCGATGAGGCTCACATTCACCTGAGTGGTGCGgtaagtaaacaaaaatgtcGATTCCGCATGAATAACCATTAACTTCACCTAAATTtaaagtttggtgtggtttttggtctggtggtaCGGACCGATGCATAGTTCTTTAGAAATGAAGTGTggagcggtatagatcgataataaccaaatttttatgtccacaattgaaaaattccaacaaGACGGGATATGTGCCACACAGCATGGCAGCAACCGAATTATTGGGAGAAAAGAAATTCGATTATTTCCAGAAATTGTGACATGGCCTACAAGAAAGTATTTAACagcattagactacttcttgtggggttatttgaagtcattggtctttagcaataaaccagactctttTGAAgctttaaagcaaatattgaacgtgctattcatgGCATACGacttaatttattgcaaaaaatattcgaaagtgaaaattacttgtcgcagtttttgcCGAGAAACCCAAAAATGTTTATACTGATGGAATAATTTCTCTAGCAAAAgaatagcaaaaagtggtcgaccaaatggtacatatgtataaagttcattaaagttcattaaaaatatttaaaaaaaagttgaagtttgtatagaaatacgaaaagattttttcgactactcaataaaaagttttccatacatggaATAGATACTGACGAAGGTGACAAAATCGATTGATGACGTCGcgctgattatttatatgaacactttatacgtaggttgccttttatatttcgggagtttcaaccctagtgttgcaatctggcaactcacaactttattagtttgacatttttgatgttacaCATACTCAGAGCTTTTTGACATAAGAgcgatatttgtaaaatgtaactTGAAAAATGCATCTTGgcaaaaaaaaaggattaaacCGCGAACATTTATGAGCATTCATTTCTTACAATTTTCGATGTAGATAAACTTAACAACAATGCGAccttaaacttaaattaatttttgtcgaAGTAGCTCCATCAAGGGTCAGTGTCTATCCATGGTAATTAGAATTCAATCGGAGCCTTAGATCACTTTAAGCCGAATTTCGTTAAGGatgtccaaaatcagttgttcgTCCGGAAACTATTGTTGCTATCCACAAACTAATATTGCCAGATCGTCTATGATCTATCGTGTAATAGAGGAAACTTTAGGCATTTGTGGAACCAATATTGGATGAAGATTTGACTGTAAAAACAAACTTTTCCCGTTGTAAcccacacaatttgtcgatCGTACAAAAAGGCTCGTTTCGATTGGTCGggagaaatgttaaaataatacgGTAGCTGTGCTTTCAAACAATTCTATGAAATTCTGAGATATGATGAAACGAAAATTTACCCTTATGCGCCCGAAATAAAAATCAGTCAACTGTAAATGTGTTTCTAAATGAGCCGAATACGAAAAAAGCTGTTCGCGCATGAAGCACTTCACATTTAAAACCCCATTTAgaaaaggaaatgaaaatacagaaatatcAATATTATGTTATTAGAGTTGCCAACCGTACTATATAAAAGTTAAAGAAGTTAAAAATTGATACTGTATAAGGAGCAAATTTAGGAAAGTAAACTGTGTACCTTACCACGTGACTAAAGCGACTGGAGAGCGTTTAAAATTGAATACGGAAATTAAGTGGGCGAACAACGGTGACCACGTTATGTAACCGAAAcaagataaaacaaaatcaacagCTTGAAAAGTCAGAGAATGGCAAGCAACAAAATGAAGGGGAAGAAATTTCAGCAACACAGTGTTGTTTAAAAATGTCTGCGAACATGAGTGAACAAGGAATGCTACCGCACACCAACGCCGAGAGAGAGGGGGAGCGAACGGCTCTGCATACATGGTTGCAAGCTAACGGTAAATTTTGGAGGGAAACTGCCGTCATGGTTGTGGAGCCACTTAGCTGCAAAACAGCATGTAATTAAATGCGTTCAGCAAATGTTCACTAACGACAACAACACGACTACAACAACTTAAGcgctaacaacaaaaaaaccgaacacttaCTGGAAATTTTACGGAGCATACGCATACTACAAACTGCTCATcaaactatatgtatgtatgtataacgccGGGAACGTGTTGAGAATATAGTTAGCAAGCGTTGAGTGGCAAGTGCATGCATGTTTTGTTGCTGCAACGGTATGTTGCAAGCAGCTAAACATACTTGTTGCTTTTCTTGCACCCATTCggttttttaacaatttcttttatCGTGATAcattatttcgtttatttttcagCCACTGCATGCCCGACATGAACTTATTCTGCTGACAATTAATTTCGGAAAAAGTTCAAAACTTAAATTGGGCGAATACTTAACATTTTTCAACAGCCAGGGCACAGCAGGCAGTCAGCAATAAGCGTCGACAGCACAagcacttacaacaacaacaaactacaaTAACAGTAACACAGCGCTAAGTGCTTGGTGACACAAAAATGTAAGAAGAATAAAGTAAGGCAAATCAGATCGGAATTGGGTGTGCAACAGTCTGCGCAAAATGACAGCCTGCAGAATATTTGGCAACTGTGgcagaaagaaaaacaaagcaaaaaaaatttcctccGATTGCACCCAAGCTCTAATACACTTcccaaatacaaatttattccatttgtatgacagctatatgatacagTCCTCcgatctgaatatttttttttcgagatTGCATAATTGCCTTAAACAATAACGTATgccaaattttgagaaaatatctCGTAAAGTGAAAAAGAGGTTAAAGGATATGAAC includes:
- the LOC125777524 gene encoding uncharacterized protein LOC125777524, with product MCPKTEEEKKEMEKVPYMEAVGSLLYAAQNTRPDISFAVNLLSRFSQNPGKGHWLALKRVMRYLKGTVNKGIVFRKSVQGLTGYCDADWAGDLDQRRSTSGYVFIMQGAAISWSSHRQRTVALSSTEAELTSVMSAMQEAIWLHRLESELVHGGTEGIKMYCDNKSAIHIVRNNNFSPRTKHVDIKAKFIREKLRDKSLQLEYISTSEMLADGLTKAIPAVKNEFINVKLGLK